A single Carnobacterium alterfunditum DSM 5972 DNA region contains:
- the glyS gene encoding glycine--tRNA ligase subunit beta — MTKNLLLEIGLEEIPAHIVTPSSEQLVQKIAAFLKENRLDHGAVIPFSTPRRLAVIVKDIVEKQEDIQESVKGPARKIAQDAEGNWSKAAIGFARGQGAATDDIYFKSIKDIEYVYVDKFISGKTVNEILVGLDKVITSLTFPVSMHWANHSFKYIRPFHWLTAMLDEEVIPFELLDIQTANTSRGHRFLGHDVTFADALDYEKTLESVFVIADSAKRKQMIVTQIEELTKANQWSVSLDEELLEEVNNLIEYPTAFYGSFDKKYLDLPEEVLITSMKDHQRYFGVRDNKGTILPYFISVRNGNAEHIDTVAKGNEKVLTARLDDGRFFYEEDQKLTIAACVERLKLVTFHEKIGSIYEKMNRVQAIAQLIGKQVGLTATELKDLNRASEIYKFDLVTNMVGEFPELQGVMGEKYALAQGENPVVAAAIREHYMPISSEGELPQSSVGAVLAIADKLESVLSFFAVGMIPTGSNDPYALRRQTYGIVRIIESKNWIFPMISLKENILTASVIAQSSLIEGYKSSAAQVGDFTKARIRQLLMAESIRHDVVDAALSSHQEDLLKLIESSRVLNSHVSDAVFKPTIEALTRVVNLASKGEELLDQEKIKVNTDLFETKSEKLLHEAFEEIIKTIDESDSAKNYVAFEQLQPLIEEFFNENMVMTDNEAIRNNRLALLMEISNFVLSFASVDKLVVK; from the coding sequence ATGACTAAAAATCTTTTATTAGAAATCGGTTTAGAAGAAATTCCAGCTCATATCGTTACCCCAAGTAGTGAACAATTAGTACAAAAAATAGCAGCCTTTTTAAAAGAAAATCGGTTGGATCATGGAGCAGTGATCCCCTTCTCGACTCCACGAAGACTAGCTGTTATTGTCAAAGATATCGTAGAAAAACAAGAAGATATCCAAGAATCTGTAAAAGGTCCTGCTCGAAAAATAGCTCAAGATGCTGAAGGCAATTGGAGTAAAGCTGCTATCGGGTTTGCTCGAGGACAAGGAGCAGCTACCGATGATATCTATTTCAAATCGATCAAAGATATCGAGTACGTTTACGTTGATAAATTTATCTCAGGAAAAACAGTCAATGAGATTTTAGTTGGTTTAGATAAAGTGATCACATCACTGACATTCCCAGTAAGCATGCATTGGGCAAACCATTCATTTAAATATATCCGTCCGTTCCATTGGCTGACAGCTATGTTAGATGAAGAGGTGATCCCCTTTGAACTGCTAGATATCCAAACAGCGAATACTTCACGCGGCCACCGTTTTTTAGGGCATGATGTAACATTTGCTGATGCTTTGGACTACGAAAAAACGTTGGAGAGTGTTTTTGTTATCGCGGATAGTGCCAAACGTAAACAAATGATCGTTACCCAAATTGAGGAGCTGACAAAGGCAAATCAATGGTCTGTTTCATTGGATGAAGAATTACTAGAAGAAGTCAACAACTTGATTGAATACCCAACTGCTTTTTATGGTTCATTTGATAAAAAATACTTAGATCTGCCAGAAGAGGTATTGATCACGTCGATGAAAGACCATCAGCGCTATTTTGGCGTGAGAGACAATAAAGGCACTATTCTACCTTACTTTATCTCCGTTCGTAATGGAAATGCCGAACACATTGATACAGTTGCTAAAGGAAATGAGAAAGTATTGACTGCCCGTTTAGATGACGGCCGCTTTTTCTATGAAGAAGATCAAAAATTAACCATAGCTGCTTGTGTCGAACGCTTAAAACTAGTGACGTTCCATGAAAAAATCGGGTCCATTTATGAAAAAATGAACCGGGTACAAGCAATTGCCCAACTAATTGGGAAACAGGTCGGTTTGACTGCTACTGAATTAAAGGATCTAAATCGTGCATCTGAAATTTATAAATTTGATTTGGTGACCAACATGGTCGGAGAATTTCCTGAATTACAAGGGGTCATGGGTGAAAAATACGCTTTAGCGCAAGGTGAGAATCCAGTTGTAGCTGCAGCTATTAGAGAACATTACATGCCGATTTCAAGTGAAGGAGAACTTCCACAATCGTCTGTTGGAGCTGTTTTAGCTATTGCAGATAAATTGGAAAGTGTTTTAAGTTTCTTTGCAGTTGGAATGATCCCAACTGGATCAAACGATCCATATGCCTTGAGACGTCAAACCTATGGTATTGTTCGTATTATTGAATCGAAAAATTGGATTTTTCCAATGATCTCATTGAAAGAAAATATTCTAACGGCCTCTGTTATCGCACAAAGCTCCTTGATCGAAGGTTACAAGTCAAGTGCTGCACAAGTAGGGGATTTTACTAAAGCTCGTATCCGTCAATTATTAATGGCAGAGAGCATACGCCATGATGTAGTTGATGCAGCCTTAAGTTCTCACCAAGAAGATTTACTAAAATTGATTGAATCTAGTCGAGTCTTGAACAGCCATGTATCAGATGCTGTATTTAAACCGACGATCGAAGCGTTGACCCGGGTCGTTAATCTAGCTAGTAAAGGTGAAGAACTGCTTGACCAAGAAAAAATAAAAGTGAATACTGACTTATTTGAAACGAAGTCTGAAAAATTATTGCATGAAGCATTTGAAGAAATCATAAAAACGATAGACGAAAGTGATAGTGCTAAAAACTATGTAGCATTTGAGCAGTTGCAACCATTGATTGAGGAATTTTTCAATGAAAATATGGTCATGACTGACAATGAGGCCATTCGCAATAACCGCTTAGCTTTATTGATGGAGATTTCTAATTTCGTTTTATCTTTTGCTAGTGTAGACAAATTAGTAGTTAAGTAA
- a CDS encoding DUF488 domain-containing protein — translation MINYPLTMKRVYEKSEKEDGYRILVDRIWPRGVSREKADIDDWTKEITPTTKIRKEFDHQPQKFDWFKKAYWAELESNPYAQEFIEHVFDELQQSPVTFVYAAKDEQFNHVVILIEFVQTKMQ, via the coding sequence ATGATCAATTATCCGTTAACGATGAAACGAGTATATGAAAAAAGTGAAAAAGAAGATGGCTATCGTATTTTAGTGGACCGAATATGGCCCAGAGGGGTATCGAGAGAAAAAGCTGATATAGATGATTGGACAAAAGAAATCACTCCAACGACAAAAATCCGTAAAGAATTTGATCATCAACCGCAAAAATTTGATTGGTTTAAAAAAGCTTACTGGGCTGAATTAGAATCAAATCCTTATGCACAAGAGTTTATTGAACATGTTTTCGATGAGTTGCAGCAATCGCCAGTAACGTTTGTCTACGCCGCAAAAGATGAACAATTCAACCATGTGGTGATTTTAATAGAATTCGTTCAAACTAAAATGCAATAG
- a CDS encoding ABC transporter ATP-binding protein → MLKRFFSYYKPYKKLFILDFGCAILAAILELSFPVVVNRVIDDLLPSANWTLIVTISLSLLFLYLVNTSLQYVVVYFGHKLGVNIETDMRRELYGHLQEQPFSYYDNQKTGKLMTRLTTDLFEISEVAHHGPEDVFITFITLSGAFLLMLTVHVQLALATFVMVPFITIALVFFNKRMTKINTKIFNDLGEFNAGIEASVSGIRVIQAFANEEHEAGRFEVLNKAYRKSKILFYKMMAISSSYNYFLIRLINLFALFFGAYYTIQGEISYGDFVGFILLANIFVRPIEKINTMIESYPKGIAGFKRLTEELDKKPAIQDKKNAIEVDRLKGDIDYKNVSFWYNSSKKVLDGINLSIRAGETVAFVGPSGAGKTTICNLLPRFYEVSEGEVTVDGINIQDMTMQSLRNQVGVVQQDVYLFPGSVRENVAYGKLDASEAEISEAVRLAHLEKVVNDMPRGLDTIIGERGVKLSGGQKQRLSIARMFLKNPPILILDEATSALDTETEQVIQESLNSLAKGRTTLIIAHRLATIKHATRIIVVDEQGIVEQGSHQELIATDGAYKKLYEAQFGQ, encoded by the coding sequence ATGTTAAAACGTTTTTTCAGTTATTATAAACCGTATAAAAAATTATTTATCTTAGATTTTGGCTGTGCGATACTCGCAGCTATTTTAGAGTTATCTTTTCCAGTTGTAGTCAACCGTGTGATCGATGACTTATTGCCTTCAGCAAATTGGACATTGATTGTAACGATTTCGCTATCTTTACTCTTTTTGTATCTCGTGAACACTTCTTTGCAGTATGTCGTTGTTTATTTTGGGCACAAACTAGGAGTGAATATCGAAACAGATATGCGCCGTGAATTGTATGGGCACTTGCAAGAACAGCCTTTTAGTTATTACGATAATCAAAAAACCGGCAAATTAATGACGCGCTTGACTACCGACTTATTTGAAATATCAGAAGTTGCCCATCATGGTCCAGAGGATGTATTTATCACTTTTATTACTTTAAGTGGGGCTTTCTTGTTGATGTTAACGGTCCATGTTCAACTTGCTTTGGCAACGTTTGTGATGGTCCCTTTTATCACGATCGCATTAGTGTTCTTTAATAAACGAATGACCAAGATCAATACAAAGATTTTTAATGATTTAGGTGAATTCAATGCTGGAATCGAAGCTTCTGTCAGCGGCATACGTGTTATTCAAGCTTTTGCTAATGAAGAGCACGAAGCCGGCCGATTTGAAGTATTGAATAAAGCTTATCGAAAGTCGAAAATTTTATTTTACAAAATGATGGCAATCAGTTCTTCGTATAATTATTTTCTGATCCGTTTAATTAATTTGTTTGCTTTATTTTTTGGTGCTTATTATACGATCCAAGGCGAAATCAGTTATGGTGACTTTGTAGGCTTTATCTTACTAGCTAATATTTTTGTTCGGCCGATCGAAAAAATAAATACGATGATTGAAAGTTACCCTAAAGGAATTGCTGGCTTCAAGAGGTTAACCGAAGAATTGGATAAAAAACCGGCTATTCAAGATAAGAAAAATGCGATTGAAGTAGACCGCTTGAAAGGCGATATCGACTATAAAAATGTTTCCTTTTGGTATAATTCATCAAAAAAAGTTTTAGATGGGATCAATTTATCGATTCGTGCGGGAGAAACGGTTGCCTTTGTTGGACCAAGTGGAGCAGGTAAGACGACTATTTGTAATTTGCTGCCTCGTTTTTATGAAGTGAGTGAGGGTGAAGTAACCGTTGATGGAATCAATATTCAAGATATGACCATGCAGTCATTGCGGAATCAAGTTGGCGTGGTCCAGCAAGACGTCTATCTTTTCCCGGGAAGTGTCAGAGAAAATGTTGCTTATGGGAAACTGGATGCAAGTGAAGCAGAAATAAGTGAAGCCGTTCGATTAGCTCATTTAGAAAAGGTTGTAAACGATATGCCTAGGGGGCTAGATACGATCATTGGTGAAAGAGGTGTGAAATTATCTGGTGGGCAAAAACAACGATTATCCATTGCACGAATGTTTTTAAAAAATCCTCCGATTTTGATTTTAGACGAAGCAACTTCTGCTTTAGATACTGAGACAGAACAAGTGATCCAAGAATCCCTAAATTCATTAGCAAAAGGCCGCACAACATTGATTATTGCACATCGATTAGCGACTATTAAACATGCTACGCGTATTATTGTGGTAGATGAACAAGGAATAGTTGAACAAGGCAGTCATCAAGAATTGATCGCAACTGATGGTGCATATAAGAAGTTGTATGAAGCTCAATTTGGTCAATGA
- a CDS encoding metallophosphoesterase: protein MKKIILVFLLFIGLAITFCLYGYQQNRSLDIEHQTILLDDLPQELDQLKIVHLSDTHFEKNRISIETLLSAIKQAQPDFIFLTGDLIDRTADLSKIPLEEFGRSLVAIAPTYAISGNHETSSGHLPEWEYNIKNSGVVLLNNEQLTLAVNGAQLILAGVSDESYPDEIPLLDPLSDGVPTLLLAHHPEYFEQYLTSNPLIQPDITFSGHAHGGQIRLPLIGPLYAPGQGLFPKYTNGIYTSEADSSKKLVVSRGIGNSIFPFRINNKPHLLIITLERTN, encoded by the coding sequence ATGAAAAAAATCATACTTGTTTTTCTTCTGTTTATTGGTCTAGCTATCACCTTTTGCCTATATGGCTATCAACAGAACCGTTCATTAGATATCGAGCATCAAACCATCCTATTAGATGACTTACCGCAAGAGTTAGATCAATTAAAAATCGTCCATCTATCTGATACGCATTTTGAAAAAAATCGTATTTCAATTGAGACCTTACTTTCAGCCATCAAGCAAGCACAACCTGATTTCATTTTCTTGACCGGAGATTTGATCGATCGTACGGCTGATTTAAGCAAGATACCGTTAGAGGAATTTGGTCGTTCATTAGTCGCTATTGCACCAACCTATGCCATATCCGGGAATCACGAAACAAGCAGCGGACACTTACCAGAGTGGGAATATAACATTAAAAATAGCGGTGTTGTTCTGTTAAATAATGAGCAACTCACCTTAGCGGTTAACGGTGCTCAACTTATTTTAGCCGGTGTTAGCGATGAAAGCTATCCTGACGAAATACCTTTACTAGATCCCCTAAGCGATGGTGTACCGACCCTACTGCTCGCTCATCACCCTGAATACTTTGAGCAGTACTTAACTTCCAACCCATTGATCCAACCGGACATCACCTTTAGCGGCCATGCCCACGGTGGACAAATAAGACTCCCACTTATCGGCCCTTTATACGCCCCTGGTCAAGGCTTGTTTCCTAAATACACCAACGGAATCTACACTAGTGAGGCAGACTCTTCAAAAAAACTAGTCGTCAGCCGTGGAATCGGAAATAGCATATTCCCTTTTCGAATCAACAATAAACCCCATTTATTGATCATTACCCTTGAACGGACTAACTAG
- a CDS encoding transcription repressor NadR → MEATKRRDSIVSILSQENRPLSARKLAALLSVSRQIIVGDVALLRASGVDVIATPKGYVLESASMTNKFVGQLASHHSAAETKTELYAVVDNGGEVVDVIVEHPIYGELRGRLSISSRYDADRFMETIENKQANLLSELTGGVHLHTIACADKKTFDRIKKELDDLGLLYKN, encoded by the coding sequence ATGGAGGCAACTAAAAGAAGAGACAGCATTGTTTCGATTTTATCACAGGAAAATAGACCGCTAAGTGCCAGGAAATTAGCGGCATTGCTAAGTGTGAGTCGGCAAATCATTGTAGGCGATGTAGCTTTATTAAGAGCGAGCGGTGTCGATGTCATAGCTACTCCAAAAGGATACGTATTAGAATCGGCATCTATGACAAATAAATTTGTCGGCCAACTAGCTAGTCACCACAGTGCAGCGGAAACAAAAACTGAATTGTATGCGGTAGTGGATAATGGGGGAGAAGTAGTAGATGTTATCGTTGAACATCCGATATATGGGGAGCTGAGAGGGCGGTTATCGATTTCTTCGCGTTACGATGCAGATCGATTTATGGAAACGATAGAGAATAAACAAGCCAATTTACTATCTGAATTAACAGGTGGTGTTCATTTGCATACCATTGCATGTGCAGACAAAAAAACATTTGATCGTATCAAAAAAGAGCTTGATGATTTAGGCCTATTGTACAAGAATTAA
- the dnaG gene encoding DNA primase — translation MMIPEETVNKIRQETNIVDVVSQYVQLKKKGKNLFGFCPFHEERTPSFSVTEEKQIFHCFSCGRGGNVFTFLMEVDGLTFPEAVIKTAELGQFQLDDSLVHDHDHKNKTNDSTKEKLIRIHEESAELFHHILLNTKIGEDALAYLTQRGLTRDIIDTFNIGFAPRERTMLQQYLLGKNSEQELLGKTGLFVEKDNGDLLDRFYNRIIFPIRNQQGKTVAFSGRIFQQEADEGAPKYLNSPETQLFNKRTVLFNFDLARPSIRREKEVILFEGFMDVIAAWKAGVTNGVASMGTSLTNEQIHLIDRVTDHVLIAYDGDPAGIEATKRASDLLAAETNFDIDIIRFSEGMDPDEHIKKNGADAFNELIAHGRETLFGFKMAYYRKSLNLSNESERLGYIEKILAELLSVTSAVERELYFKQLANEFELSIDSLKEQFQQKFHDSRNQRTKEKQQQTYPKQTVEVNYPQVHMQKRKPDNIEYAERLLLNRLFHFEEAWIIVKDGSADFHFVHDEYQMLFILYESFREHTDNEGPIDAFIDFVKESELKNLIVEIELLSISNEISAREVEDYLDMISRKSVLQMRLKEKQEALTEASRRGDKEQLRVLMIEVVDLSRLLKNK, via the coding sequence ATGATGATTCCAGAAGAAACTGTCAATAAAATACGGCAAGAAACTAATATAGTGGATGTTGTCAGTCAGTATGTTCAATTAAAAAAGAAAGGTAAAAATCTTTTTGGCTTTTGTCCTTTTCATGAAGAACGAACTCCTTCATTTTCGGTAACAGAAGAAAAACAAATTTTTCACTGTTTTAGTTGTGGACGTGGCGGTAATGTGTTTACTTTTTTAATGGAAGTCGATGGACTCACTTTTCCAGAAGCTGTCATTAAGACAGCTGAACTGGGTCAATTTCAACTAGATGATTCCTTAGTACACGATCACGACCATAAAAATAAAACGAACGACTCAACAAAAGAAAAACTGATTCGTATCCATGAAGAAAGTGCTGAATTATTTCATCATATTCTGTTGAATACAAAAATCGGAGAAGATGCTTTAGCGTATTTAACTCAAAGAGGATTGACTCGAGATATAATTGATACATTTAATATTGGGTTTGCTCCGCGAGAACGAACTATGCTGCAACAATATTTACTTGGGAAAAATAGTGAGCAAGAATTGTTGGGAAAAACGGGTCTATTTGTGGAAAAAGATAATGGAGATTTGCTTGACCGATTTTACAATAGAATCATATTCCCCATTCGAAACCAGCAAGGGAAGACCGTTGCTTTTTCGGGGCGTATTTTTCAGCAAGAAGCTGATGAGGGCGCACCTAAATATTTAAATAGTCCTGAAACCCAGCTATTTAATAAACGAACGGTTCTGTTTAATTTTGATCTTGCACGTCCATCCATAAGACGAGAAAAAGAAGTTATATTATTTGAAGGTTTTATGGACGTTATAGCAGCTTGGAAAGCTGGGGTGACCAATGGAGTCGCTTCAATGGGAACCAGTCTTACAAATGAGCAAATCCATTTGATCGATCGAGTAACGGATCATGTACTGATTGCATATGATGGAGATCCGGCAGGAATTGAGGCAACCAAGAGAGCCAGTGATCTTTTAGCAGCAGAGACTAATTTTGATATCGATATTATTCGTTTCTCTGAAGGTATGGATCCAGATGAGCACATTAAAAAAAATGGGGCTGATGCTTTCAATGAATTGATCGCTCATGGAAGAGAGACGCTTTTTGGCTTCAAAATGGCTTATTACCGTAAATCGCTCAATCTATCAAATGAGAGTGAACGCTTAGGGTACATTGAGAAAATATTAGCTGAACTGCTCTCGGTCACTTCGGCTGTTGAACGTGAACTTTACTTTAAACAATTAGCGAATGAATTCGAACTCTCTATTGATTCTTTAAAGGAACAGTTTCAGCAAAAATTTCATGATTCTCGTAATCAACGAACAAAAGAAAAACAACAACAAACGTATCCAAAGCAGACTGTTGAAGTGAATTATCCTCAAGTACACATGCAAAAAAGAAAACCAGATAACATTGAATATGCAGAGCGTTTATTATTAAATCGCTTGTTTCATTTTGAAGAAGCCTGGATAATCGTTAAAGATGGTTCAGCTGATTTTCATTTTGTGCACGATGAATACCAAATGTTGTTTATTTTATATGAAAGTTTCCGAGAGCATACAGATAATGAAGGGCCTATTGATGCGTTTATTGACTTTGTAAAAGAATCAGAATTGAAAAATCTGATTGTTGAAATTGAGCTTTTGTCAATAAGCAATGAGATCTCTGCAAGAGAAGTAGAAGATTACCTGGATATGATTTCAAGGAAATCGGTTCTTCAAATGCGTTTGAAAGAAAAACAAGAAGCCCTGACAGAAGCATCTAGGCGAGGCGATAAAGAGCAGCTTCGTGTATTAATGATTGAAGTAGTCGATCTATCTCGTTTATTAAAAAATAAATAA
- the rpoD gene encoding RNA polymerase sigma factor RpoD has protein sequence MAEKKITTKKAYDNEVKSFIKEHKIVGTVHYDELTNKIATPFSLNAEKMDALIQTVEDAGVGVVGDDGGPTARQLKIKEMKAEKDAEKPEDLTAPPGVKINDPVRMYLKEIGRVNLLTAAQEVELAIKIEEGDQEARQRLAEANLRLVVSIAKRYVGRGMQFLDLIQEGNMGLMKAVEKFDYKKGFKFSTYATWWIRQAITRAIADQARTIRIPVHMVETINKLIRIQRQLLQDLGREPTPEEIGAEMDLPTEKVREILKIAQEPVSLETPIGEEDDSHLGDFIEDHDATSPAENAAYELLKEQLEDVLDTLTDREENVLRLRFGLDDGRNRTLEDVGKVFGVTRERIRQIEAKALRKLRHPSRSKQLKDFLE, from the coding sequence ATGGCTGAAAAAAAAATAACAACAAAAAAAGCGTATGATAACGAAGTCAAGAGTTTTATCAAAGAGCACAAGATAGTAGGGACCGTTCATTACGATGAATTAACAAATAAAATAGCAACTCCTTTTTCTTTAAATGCTGAAAAAATGGATGCACTGATCCAAACAGTTGAAGATGCAGGTGTTGGAGTGGTTGGAGACGATGGTGGCCCAACAGCTCGACAACTAAAAATCAAAGAAATGAAAGCAGAAAAAGACGCAGAAAAACCAGAAGACTTAACAGCTCCTCCTGGAGTAAAAATCAATGACCCCGTCAGAATGTATTTAAAAGAAATCGGGCGAGTGAATTTATTGACTGCAGCTCAAGAAGTTGAACTGGCTATAAAAATCGAAGAAGGCGATCAAGAAGCACGCCAACGTCTTGCAGAAGCTAACTTGCGTTTAGTTGTAAGTATTGCCAAACGCTATGTTGGACGTGGGATGCAGTTCTTAGATCTGATCCAAGAAGGAAACATGGGATTGATGAAAGCTGTTGAAAAATTCGATTATAAAAAAGGCTTTAAATTCTCTACGTATGCTACTTGGTGGATCCGTCAAGCTATTACGCGTGCGATTGCCGACCAAGCTCGCACCATTCGTATCCCAGTACACATGGTTGAAACAATCAATAAGTTGATCCGTATCCAACGTCAATTATTACAAGATCTAGGACGCGAACCTACACCGGAAGAAATCGGAGCAGAAATGGATCTGCCAACTGAAAAAGTTCGTGAGATCCTAAAAATTGCTCAAGAACCGGTTTCTTTAGAAACTCCAATCGGGGAAGAAGACGATTCTCATTTAGGCGACTTTATCGAGGATCACGATGCAACTAGTCCAGCAGAGAACGCTGCTTACGAATTGTTGAAAGAACAATTAGAAGATGTGCTAGATACACTGACAGACCGTGAAGAAAATGTATTGCGTTTACGTTTTGGTCTTGATGATGGGCGTAACCGTACACTTGAAGATGTCGGCAAAGTATTTGGCGTTACGCGCGAGCGTATTCGTCAAATTGAAGCTAAAGCACTTCGCAAATTGCGTCACCCAAGTCGTTCAAAACAATTAAAAGACTTTTTAGAATAA
- a CDS encoding tRNA (adenine(22)-N(1))-methyltransferase — translation MDESQLSLRLSRAASYVEPGDHLADIGSDHAYLPCALASKEKVAFAIAGEIVEGPFQAAQNQVKRLGLTEKISVRLGDGLEVISPEDEITAITICGMGGLLIAAILDSGLKKGHLTGKERLILQPNIGEKTLREWLVAHCYTVTAEELIEENDKIYELMVAVKDPSKKPTATATQLTFGFHLKDENSAIFKKKWQKELEKNQRILDSLTKSSTDQTAKSIQFQAEIQEIEGVLK, via the coding sequence ATGGATGAAAGTCAATTATCGCTACGTTTAAGCAGAGCTGCGTCTTATGTTGAACCGGGTGATCATTTAGCAGATATCGGTTCTGACCACGCTTATTTGCCTTGTGCTTTAGCAAGTAAGGAAAAAGTTGCTTTCGCTATAGCGGGGGAAATTGTTGAAGGCCCATTTCAAGCGGCACAAAATCAAGTGAAACGTTTAGGGTTAACAGAAAAAATCAGTGTTCGTTTAGGTGATGGATTAGAAGTTATTTCTCCAGAAGATGAAATAACGGCTATTACCATATGTGGTATGGGCGGTTTATTGATTGCGGCTATTTTAGATAGTGGGCTTAAAAAAGGCCATCTGACTGGTAAAGAACGTTTGATTTTACAGCCGAATATAGGCGAAAAAACGTTACGCGAATGGTTAGTTGCACATTGTTATACCGTTACGGCTGAAGAACTTATTGAAGAAAATGATAAAATTTATGAATTGATGGTCGCAGTAAAAGATCCATCAAAAAAACCAACGGCCACAGCGACCCAGTTGACGTTTGGTTTTCATTTGAAAGATGAAAACTCTGCTATTTTTAAAAAGAAGTGGCAAAAAGAACTTGAAAAAAATCAGCGCATTCTTGACAGCTTAACAAAATCAAGTACAGACCAAACCGCTAAAAGTATACAATTTCAAGCAGAGATCCAAGAAATAGAAGGGGTGCTGAAATGA
- a CDS encoding Nif3-like dinuclear metal center hexameric protein, producing the protein MTETYGSEFIQKFESFAPKQLAEAGDPVGLAVGTLNKPIKKMMVTLDIRPEVVQEAIEKQVDFIFAHHPPIFRPIKNLATDNAQINMYADLLKQDITVYAAHTNLDVATNGMNTWLADALALKETEIMHVTKQFSYKKIAVFVPRENEAEVRKALTDAGAGQIGPNYKDCTYTFEGVGRFTPINQANPKIGELDQPERVAEARIEVVFPEQLTQTIEKALFEAHPYEEPPYDLYTIENFVDEYGLGRVGNLTEPISVHDFAQKVKDLFGVSGLRYVTPDKDKLIQRVAVCGGDAGKYYPDALKKNADVFITGDVYYHTAHDMLADGLSVIDPGHHIESICKPRLVDLFTEWKTEAEWDFDIIQSDLNTDPYSFI; encoded by the coding sequence ATGACTGAGACTTATGGAAGTGAGTTTATCCAAAAATTTGAATCATTTGCTCCAAAACAATTGGCTGAAGCTGGGGATCCGGTTGGGTTAGCAGTAGGAACCTTGAATAAACCTATCAAGAAAATGATGGTCACATTAGACATTCGTCCTGAAGTAGTGCAAGAAGCGATTGAAAAACAGGTTGATTTTATTTTTGCTCATCACCCGCCTATTTTTCGTCCAATCAAAAATCTAGCTACAGACAATGCACAAATCAACATGTACGCTGATTTGTTGAAGCAGGATATAACCGTTTATGCGGCTCATACGAATTTGGACGTGGCTACTAACGGTATGAATACGTGGCTAGCAGATGCGTTAGCATTAAAAGAGACTGAAATTATGCATGTAACGAAGCAATTTTCTTATAAAAAAATTGCGGTATTTGTTCCTAGAGAAAATGAGGCAGAAGTTCGAAAAGCTTTAACAGATGCAGGAGCAGGTCAAATAGGTCCCAATTATAAGGATTGCACGTATACCTTTGAAGGTGTTGGACGGTTTACACCAATCAATCAGGCCAATCCTAAAATAGGAGAACTTGACCAACCTGAGCGTGTAGCTGAGGCTCGAATTGAAGTCGTTTTTCCAGAACAATTAACGCAAACGATTGAAAAAGCTTTATTTGAAGCTCACCCGTATGAAGAACCGCCATACGATCTATATACCATTGAAAATTTTGTTGATGAATATGGTTTGGGAAGAGTGGGTAATTTAACTGAACCTATTTCAGTTCATGACTTTGCTCAAAAAGTGAAAGATCTTTTCGGGGTATCAGGCTTACGTTATGTTACGCCGGATAAAGATAAACTGATCCAACGCGTAGCAGTATGCGGTGGAGATGCAGGGAAATACTACCCAGATGCGCTTAAAAAAAATGCAGATGTTTTTATCACTGGAGATGTGTATTACCATACGGCTCATGATATGTTAGCCGATGGATTAAGTGTGATCGATCCAGGTCATCACATTGAAAGTATCTGTAAACCGCGATTAGTTGACTTGTTTACAGAATGGAAAACAGAAGCCGAATGGGATTTTGACATCATTCAATCGGATTTGAATACGGATCCTTATAGCTTTATTTAA